In one window of Maribacter sp. BPC-D8 DNA:
- a CDS encoding WD40/YVTN/BNR-like repeat-containing protein — MKSFFRYLAVASFVCISSSLFSQDFSALEYRTIGPSRGGRVTTVTGTPVLPGTFYLGASGAGVWKTDDYGTSWNNISDGFFDTPSIGAIEVAVNDPNIVYVGTGSDGLRSNIISGKGVYKSIDAGQTWDHIGLAKAGQIGAVEIDPTNSNVVWVAAIGDAFKANEERGIYKTIDGGVSWEKMLHISNTTGFADLELLPGNPNVVYAAAWKAQRTPWTIISGGENKEGGIYKSVNGGKDWIKLETGLPKGLIGKIDLAVSAVDSSILYAVIEAPGDEGGVYKSVDQGKTFVQTSNNKGLVNRPFYYINIELDPTNPDIVYSNANPLLKSIDGGKNWAMMSVPHGDNHDIWLNPNNPDLLIQCNDGGANVSHNGGKTWSSQFNQPTAEIYQVAVDDQYPYWIYGAQQDNTTIAIPSSAPSGTSAQGTQVMIEVGGCETGPSIPKPGNHNIIYNNCKGRFSVYNKITGVGREYSIGASNIYGHNPKDLKYRFQRVAPVHISPHDPDVVYMGSQFVHKTRNDGVIWETISPDLTDFEADKQVISGNPITRDITGEEYYSTIYSIRESKIKKDLIWTGSNDGVVSLTQDGGQTWTNVTPKKMSKGGRVESIEPSQFNPAKAYISVDRHLLGDATPYFYKTEDYGKTWELLTSGIPADHTAKVLREDPKTAGLLYAGTEYGMFVSFNDGQQWEAFQQNLPVTPITDIIINRGDLILSTMGRGFWVLDNITSLRNPDVATLSDSPVLFQPDNTIRYRTPRRDKGFPNYPTTGVLIDYYLPKDGKNNVQLEILDANKQSIATIISDSTKVKSTTEEVEDMSLSMSFSYFDTKLETKKGLNRFQWNMLQKGAWSDKESRSYKNGPMVPPGTYTAKLTVGKKTFEQPFEILVDPRLVEEGIDKTIIAEHLAFENKVLDLLTEARKFQSNLEAEIKKSTGDKKQSLESVLKTIKNEEGAYPQQMLVPQIAYLSYIVGGADKIPGNEEVERLKDLKQQFNAVKEQAKLN; from the coding sequence ATGAAATCGTTCTTTCGTTACCTAGCCGTTGCATCGTTTGTATGCATTTCTTCTTCACTTTTTTCACAAGATTTTTCAGCATTAGAATATCGTACTATTGGACCATCGCGAGGTGGTCGTGTTACTACCGTTACGGGCACACCTGTTTTACCTGGTACTTTTTACTTGGGCGCCTCTGGTGCCGGAGTATGGAAAACCGATGACTACGGAACATCTTGGAATAATATTTCTGACGGATTTTTTGATACGCCTTCTATTGGTGCAATTGAAGTAGCTGTTAATGACCCTAATATTGTTTATGTGGGAACTGGTTCTGACGGATTACGTAGCAATATCATTAGCGGAAAAGGAGTTTACAAATCTATAGATGCCGGACAAACATGGGACCATATCGGACTTGCGAAAGCCGGACAAATTGGTGCCGTAGAAATTGACCCTACGAACAGTAATGTGGTTTGGGTGGCTGCAATTGGTGATGCTTTCAAGGCTAATGAAGAACGTGGCATTTACAAAACAATTGATGGCGGAGTTTCTTGGGAAAAGATGCTACATATATCTAACACAACCGGGTTTGCTGATTTAGAGCTTCTACCTGGTAACCCCAATGTAGTCTACGCAGCCGCTTGGAAAGCGCAACGTACACCTTGGACAATTATATCTGGCGGAGAAAATAAGGAAGGTGGAATCTATAAATCTGTCAACGGCGGTAAAGATTGGATAAAGCTAGAAACAGGTTTACCTAAAGGATTGATCGGAAAAATAGATTTAGCGGTTTCTGCAGTAGACTCCAGTATTCTGTATGCCGTAATTGAAGCACCGGGAGATGAAGGTGGAGTTTACAAATCTGTAGATCAAGGAAAGACCTTTGTACAGACATCTAATAATAAAGGTTTGGTCAATAGACCATTTTACTATATTAATATTGAGTTAGACCCAACCAATCCTGATATTGTGTATTCTAATGCTAATCCATTATTGAAATCTATAGATGGTGGTAAGAACTGGGCAATGATGTCAGTACCTCATGGTGATAATCATGATATATGGTTAAATCCTAATAATCCTGATTTATTGATTCAATGTAATGATGGTGGTGCTAATGTTTCGCATAATGGTGGTAAAACATGGTCTTCACAATTCAATCAGCCTACGGCAGAAATATATCAGGTTGCAGTAGATGACCAATATCCTTATTGGATCTATGGTGCACAGCAAGATAATACGACCATAGCCATACCAAGTTCAGCCCCTAGCGGTACTTCTGCACAGGGCACACAAGTTATGATTGAAGTTGGTGGTTGTGAAACCGGACCGTCAATACCAAAACCTGGCAATCATAATATCATTTATAACAACTGTAAAGGACGATTTAGTGTTTACAATAAAATTACAGGTGTCGGTAGAGAATATTCTATTGGTGCTTCTAATATTTATGGACATAACCCTAAAGATTTAAAATATCGTTTTCAACGCGTAGCTCCCGTTCATATTTCTCCTCACGATCCAGATGTGGTGTATATGGGCTCGCAATTTGTACATAAAACAAGAAATGATGGAGTTATTTGGGAAACAATTTCTCCTGATTTAACTGATTTTGAAGCGGATAAGCAGGTAATATCTGGTAACCCCATTACTAGAGATATTACGGGTGAAGAATATTACAGCACCATTTATTCCATCCGAGAATCGAAAATTAAAAAGGACTTAATCTGGACAGGCTCCAATGACGGCGTAGTTTCTCTTACTCAAGATGGCGGTCAAACTTGGACGAACGTGACTCCGAAAAAAATGTCAAAAGGAGGTAGAGTAGAATCTATAGAGCCTTCTCAATTTAATCCCGCGAAAGCATATATATCGGTGGACAGGCATTTATTGGGTGATGCTACTCCGTACTTCTACAAAACCGAAGATTATGGTAAAACATGGGAGTTATTGACTAGCGGAATACCGGCTGATCATACAGCTAAAGTTTTACGTGAAGACCCTAAAACAGCGGGACTTCTTTATGCCGGTACAGAATACGGAATGTTTGTTTCTTTTAATGACGGACAACAATGGGAAGCTTTCCAACAAAACTTACCTGTAACTCCGATCACTGATATTATCATTAATAGAGGAGATTTAATTTTAAGTACCATGGGTCGTGGTTTCTGGGTATTGGATAATATTACTTCGTTGAGAAATCCTGATGTTGCTACTTTAAGTGATTCACCTGTATTATTTCAACCAGATAACACAATACGTTACAGAACTCCGCGACGTGACAAAGGTTTTCCTAATTATCCAACAACGGGAGTTTTAATTGATTATTACCTACCTAAAGATGGCAAAAACAATGTTCAACTAGAAATTTTAGATGCCAACAAGCAATCTATAGCTACTATAATAAGTGATTCTACAAAGGTAAAATCTACTACAGAAGAAGTGGAAGATATGAGTCTAAGCATGTCTTTCAGCTACTTTGATACGAAACTAGAAACCAAGAAAGGTTTAAATAGATTTCAATGGAATATGCTTCAAAAAGGAGCTTGGAGCGACAAAGAATCGAGAAGCTACAAAAACGGACCTATGGTGCCACCTGGAACTTATACCGCGAAACTAACCGTTGGAAAAAAAACATTTGAACAACCATTTGAAATTCTTGTAGATCCTAGATTAGTAGAAGAAGGCATAGATAAAACCATCATCGCGGAGCATTTAGCTTTTGAAAACAAAGTATTGGATTTACTGACAGAAGCGAGAAAATTTCAATCGAATTTAGAAGCAGAAATCAAGAAAAGTACGGGAGATAAAAAGCAATCTTTAGAGAGCGTTTTAAAAACGATAAAGAATGAAGAAGGAGCATATCCGCAGCAAATGCTAGTGCCACAAATAGCGTATCTATCATACATTGTTGGCGGTGCCGATAAAATACCTGGTAACGAAGAAGTAGAGCGATTAAAAGACCTAAAACAGCAATTCAATGCTGTTAAAGAACAGGCAAAACTTAACTAA
- a CDS encoding MORN repeat-containing protein, translating into MKKRDVTLYGLLAIISVLAIYFGIKSSTLENEIGNSSKAKEELNVLVTGNKELVAIDSVLMKGDYNKAIESYNTTLENHEELNSVIPLRIALAQKLMQNDIKSNSEKVNEEISIDSIAIAPVNQSEIRSIDSLNFALEKARVQLSNMRKQLNNKSFGEYLSFSSKKGTALHYVGQVKNNKANGAGIAVLETGSRYEGEWKDNLREGNGTFYWPDGEYYIGSYKDDMRNGEGTYFWPNGEKYKGQWKNDKRNGKGIFHKKEGSVISGIWENDKLKDTDK; encoded by the coding sequence ATGAAAAAAAGAGATGTAACATTGTACGGTCTGTTAGCCATCATATCTGTATTGGCAATTTATTTTGGTATCAAGTCAAGCACGCTTGAAAATGAAATAGGGAATAGTAGTAAGGCAAAAGAGGAGTTAAATGTTCTTGTAACAGGTAATAAAGAATTAGTAGCCATCGACTCTGTTTTAATGAAAGGTGATTATAATAAAGCTATTGAATCTTATAACACAACTCTTGAAAATCACGAAGAGTTGAATTCGGTTATTCCCTTACGTATCGCGTTAGCTCAAAAGCTAATGCAGAATGATATAAAAAGTAACTCTGAAAAAGTAAATGAAGAGATTTCTATCGATTCTATTGCCATTGCACCAGTTAATCAAAGTGAAATTAGAAGTATCGATTCTCTGAATTTTGCATTAGAGAAAGCACGTGTGCAGTTAAGTAATATGCGTAAGCAACTTAATAATAAATCGTTCGGTGAATACCTTAGTTTTAGTAGTAAAAAAGGAACTGCTTTGCATTATGTTGGTCAGGTAAAAAACAACAAAGCAAATGGTGCCGGTATTGCCGTACTTGAAACGGGTAGTAGGTACGAAGGCGAATGGAAAGACAACCTACGCGAAGGCAATGGTACTTTCTACTGGCCCGATGGGGAATATTACATTGGCAGTTATAAAGATGACATGCGAAATGGTGAAGGAACTTATTTTTGGCCAAACGGTGAAAAATATAAAGGACAGTGGAAAAATGACAAGCGAAATGGCAAAGGTATTTTTCATAAAAAAGAAGGCTCTGTCATAAGTGGTATTTGGGAAAATGATAAACTTAAAGATACTGACAAGTAG
- a CDS encoding DUF2490 domain-containing protein: protein MKTFRTHIVKISFLMLFAFVFQGLAQEKEAVELPEYSKYKDLGTKTWINTYGNIRISKRLFWDAQTHLRLEETEATPFFGQVAQVYNRHAIGYIHSKYFNVRLGGVLRLNFNTDEASTDRNLVPEWRIWHQYQFAQSLASMMIYHRIRIEHRWTQSFVENSEYIFRNRWRYMFRMKIPLNNHKLKPKTFYVAPEAELIMQSGKAVVASPMEDLRLTTTLGYILTPRLTVAAGAMYSQGQDLTNGGYYKQSWAMRFHVYFSPDFRKVKNKLPEIHLTD from the coding sequence ATGAAAACGTTTCGTACACATATCGTAAAGATTTCATTTTTAATGCTTTTTGCCTTTGTTTTTCAAGGATTAGCACAAGAGAAAGAAGCAGTAGAATTACCAGAATATTCGAAGTATAAAGATTTAGGCACCAAAACCTGGATCAATACTTACGGTAATATTAGAATAAGTAAACGCTTATTTTGGGATGCACAAACGCATTTAAGATTAGAGGAAACGGAAGCTACACCATTTTTTGGTCAGGTTGCACAGGTTTATAATAGACATGCCATTGGGTATATACACTCAAAATATTTTAATGTTCGTTTAGGCGGAGTATTGCGTTTAAACTTCAATACGGATGAGGCTTCTACAGACCGTAATTTAGTACCTGAATGGCGTATTTGGCATCAGTATCAATTTGCACAGTCATTGGCTAGTATGATGATTTATCACCGTATTCGTATTGAACACCGTTGGACCCAAAGTTTTGTGGAGAATAGTGAATACATTTTTAGAAACCGATGGAGGTATATGTTTAGAATGAAAATTCCGTTGAACAATCATAAGCTAAAACCTAAGACATTTTACGTTGCACCAGAGGCTGAATTAATTATGCAAAGTGGAAAAGCCGTTGTTGCAAGCCCGATGGAAGATTTACGATTAACCACTACCTTAGGTTATATTCTTACACCAAGATTAACGGTTGCAGCTGGTGCCATGTATTCTCAAGGTCAAGATTTGACCAATGGCGGATATTACAAACAGAGTTGGGCAATGCGTTTTCACGTGTATTTTTCCCCAGATTTCAGAAAGGTAAAAAACAAACTTCCAGAAATTCACTTAACAGATTAA
- a CDS encoding SDR family oxidoreductase yields MKDKQHENETEIDLTEIESCIEILNRLVTDTNQIFEIPEDRRIALIKVAGQLSRPNKQEFAKRVKDAKRNEKRKQAVRDKHARKETGIRSAREAHVFVAPKLLPAAELASKDLPELTTPRNCYVCKAEFTKLHHFYDTMCTDCGDFNYAKRFQNANVKGQVAVITGSRLKIGYHITLMLLRGGATVIATTRFPVDSALRFSKEEDFMEWGHRLKIHGLDLRHIPSVEIFCNFIEQQYDKLDILINNAAQTVRRPAGFYHHLMENEEREFASLPKFAQMVLSDHESCLDELKSFSNKASPNQNMPVTWHGPEPGIGLRASAKLSQIPYSFDNALVAQEVFPTGELDADLQQVDLRKTNSWRLKLGEIETTEMIEVQLVNSVAPFVLCNRLAELMKKENTGQKHIINVTAMEGKFHRFFKESRHPHTNMAKAALNMLTHTASGELAKDGIFMNAVDTGWVTDEDPAELAKKKQEVHDFQPPLDIVDGAARVMDPLFDGINTGKHWCGKFLKDYFPIDW; encoded by the coding sequence ATGAAGGATAAACAACACGAGAACGAAACTGAAATCGATTTAACCGAGATTGAAAGTTGTATTGAAATTTTAAATCGTTTGGTAACTGATACCAATCAAATATTTGAAATTCCTGAAGACAGAAGAATTGCCTTAATTAAAGTTGCTGGTCAATTATCTCGCCCTAACAAGCAAGAGTTCGCTAAAAGGGTAAAGGATGCCAAACGTAACGAAAAAAGAAAGCAAGCAGTTCGCGATAAGCATGCTCGTAAAGAAACGGGTATAAGAAGCGCTCGCGAAGCTCATGTGTTTGTTGCTCCGAAATTATTACCTGCTGCAGAATTAGCCAGTAAAGATTTACCAGAACTAACAACACCCCGTAATTGCTACGTTTGTAAAGCGGAATTTACTAAACTGCATCACTTCTACGATACCATGTGTACCGATTGTGGTGATTTCAATTACGCGAAAAGATTTCAGAATGCCAATGTAAAAGGTCAAGTTGCGGTAATTACCGGATCTCGTTTAAAAATTGGATACCATATTACGTTAATGCTTCTTCGTGGTGGAGCAACTGTGATTGCAACCACACGTTTTCCTGTAGATTCTGCACTTCGTTTTTCTAAAGAGGAAGATTTTATGGAGTGGGGGCACCGACTTAAAATACACGGTTTAGATTTACGTCATATACCTAGTGTTGAAATCTTCTGTAATTTTATTGAGCAGCAATACGATAAATTAGATATTCTTATTAATAACGCTGCACAAACAGTACGTAGACCTGCAGGTTTCTACCATCACTTAATGGAGAATGAAGAACGTGAGTTCGCTTCATTGCCGAAATTTGCTCAAATGGTTTTAAGTGACCATGAAAGTTGTTTAGATGAATTGAAATCGTTCAGTAATAAAGCGTCACCAAACCAAAATATGCCCGTTACTTGGCATGGACCAGAACCTGGTATTGGTTTAAGAGCTTCTGCAAAGCTGTCTCAAATTCCGTATAGTTTTGATAATGCTTTGGTTGCCCAAGAGGTTTTCCCTACGGGGGAATTGGATGCCGATTTACAACAGGTTGATTTACGTAAAACGAATAGTTGGCGCTTAAAGCTAGGCGAGATAGAAACTACCGAAATGATTGAGGTTCAGTTAGTTAATTCCGTAGCACCTTTCGTGTTATGCAACCGTTTGGCAGAGTTGATGAAGAAAGAGAATACAGGTCAAAAGCATATTATTAACGTTACGGCGATGGAAGGTAAATTCCACCGTTTCTTCAAAGAATCTCGTCATCCACATACTAATATGGCGAAAGCTGCATTAAATATGTTGACGCATACTGCTTCAGGTGAATTGGCTAAAGACGGAATTTTTATGAATGCCGTTGATACCGGTTGGGTTACTGATGAAGATCCTGCTGAATTAGCTAAAAAGAAACAAGAAGTTCACGATTTTCAACCTCCTTTAGATATTGTTGATGGTGCTGCTCGTGTAATGGATCCTTTATTTGATGGTATTAATACGGGCAAACATTGGTGTGGGAAATTCTTAAAAGACTATTTTCCAATAGATTGGTAG
- a CDS encoding DEAD/DEAH box helicase, protein MKNQKEILSKLNIDALNPMQESALDAISSSNNTILLSPTGTGKTLAFLLPVLEFMDHDNPEVQVLILVPSRELAIQIEQVIRNMGTGFKVNAIYGGRAMSKDKIELKHTPAILVGTPGRILDHFMADRFTKEHIKTLILDEFDKSLEVGFEEEMTEILAELPNLKKRILTSATEAVKIPKFVGMENPRRINYLKKDTPSKLTISTVISEEKDKLKTLVQLLKYIGEEPGIIFCNLKDSIDTVSSFLSQKHILHECFSGGMEQKDRERALIKFRNGSSRILVATDLAGRGIDIPELNFIIHYELPQRIEEFTHRNGRTARVNATGTAYVIKWDQESLPGFISNSKPIGIGKTNRLGDPFWETLFISGGRKDKISKGDIAGLFFKQGGLNREELGDIELKQDCAFVAVAKSKSDKLVNELNNSRLKKKKVRITVL, encoded by the coding sequence ATGAAAAATCAAAAAGAGATTTTATCAAAATTGAATATTGATGCGTTAAATCCGATGCAAGAGAGTGCGTTAGATGCTATCTCATCATCGAATAATACCATTTTACTTTCTCCGACCGGTACAGGAAAAACATTAGCTTTTCTTCTACCGGTTTTAGAATTTATGGACCATGACAATCCTGAAGTTCAGGTATTAATCTTAGTTCCTTCTCGCGAATTGGCTATTCAGATAGAACAGGTTATTCGTAATATGGGTACTGGTTTTAAAGTGAATGCCATTTATGGTGGTAGGGCAATGTCTAAAGATAAGATAGAGCTAAAACATACACCTGCAATTTTAGTCGGAACGCCTGGTAGAATTCTTGACCATTTTATGGCAGATCGTTTTACCAAAGAGCATATTAAAACTTTAATTCTTGACGAATTCGATAAGTCTTTAGAAGTCGGATTTGAAGAGGAGATGACTGAAATTCTTGCCGAATTACCAAATCTTAAAAAACGTATTCTTACTTCTGCAACCGAGGCTGTTAAAATTCCCAAGTTTGTGGGAATGGAAAACCCTAGAAGAATCAATTATCTTAAGAAAGATACACCATCAAAACTTACGATAAGTACCGTTATCTCTGAAGAAAAAGATAAGTTGAAAACATTAGTTCAACTTTTAAAATATATTGGTGAAGAACCAGGTATTATCTTTTGTAATTTAAAAGATAGTATTGATACTGTTAGTTCGTTTCTAAGTCAGAAACATATTCTGCATGAGTGCTTTTCTGGTGGTATGGAACAGAAAGACCGCGAACGTGCTTTAATTAAATTTAGAAATGGTAGCAGTCGTATTTTAGTTGCAACTGATTTAGCCGGTAGAGGTATTGATATTCCTGAATTAAATTTCATCATTCATTACGAATTACCGCAACGTATTGAAGAGTTTACGCATCGTAATGGTAGAACTGCTCGTGTAAATGCAACAGGTACCGCCTATGTTATAAAATGGGATCAAGAATCGTTACCTGGATTTATTTCAAATTCAAAGCCAATTGGCATCGGTAAAACCAATAGGTTAGGGGACCCTTTTTGGGAAACGTTATTTATTTCTGGTGGCAGAAAAGATAAAATATCTAAAGGTGATATTGCCGGACTTTTCTTCAAACAAGGTGGTTTGAACAGAGAAGAATTGGGAGACATTGAACTAAAACAAGATTGCGCTTTTGTAGCTGTGGCTAAAAGCAAATCAGATAAACTTGTAAACGAGTTAAACAACTCCCGATTAAAAAAGAAAAAAGTGCGTATTACCGTACTTTAA